TGCCACCGACAACAGCACTTGTTGTTTAGGTGTTTTTGCTAACCATACAATAAAAACGATACTAGCAATGGCAGCGATTGCGGTAAAAAACCAACGTTGCCAACCGCCTTGATCAGCAAGAAAACTAAATGCTGCACCAAGGTTATGTACATAAGTTAAGTTGAAAAATGGCAAAATATCGATAGATTGATATAAGTCCATATTACTGACTATTAATTGCTTAGTTACTTGATCAGCTATTAAAAAAATAGCGGTTAACCACCACCAACGTAAGCCTGTTTGGGTAAATAAATTTTTCATAACACAAAAACTTCACTTTTATTATTCGCGCTCAATACGCAATACTTCAAGCTTTTAATAACTAGAAAACGTGCAGACTTATTTAAAGCACTGCACGTTTTAGTTTTAATCGCATTAACACAGGTTGAACTTAA
The Colwellia sp. Arc7-D genome window above contains:
- the lspA gene encoding signal peptidase II yields the protein MKNLFTQTGLRWWWLTAIFLIADQVTKQLIVSNMDLYQSIDILPFFNLTYVHNLGAAFSFLADQGGWQRWFFTAIAAIASIVFIVWLAKTPKQQVLLSVAFAFMLSGAVGNLIDRVLFGYVIDFLDFYGFGYHFPAFNIADSMIFIGAALMIFDSFKNGESSKTKQDINS